One genomic window of Moorella glycerini includes the following:
- a CDS encoding ABC transporter permease: MINMEFYTVFWREMIVLKRTFYKFFASRLVSPFLYLVAFGWGLGRGIRIDGGNYLEFVVPGIIALSAMNTSFNAVGISLNISRLYYKTLEEYLIAPLSAGSFVFGQVLAGTVRGLIASLIILGLAFLFGAKLALNAWFFIIIILTCFLFAALGVVAAMTINSHEDMSNFSTFVILPMSFLSGTFFLPDRLPQGVAYLIEALPLTHTSYALRALAQGQGLLPVSLAVLAGYAALLFIAAVVAVQKVR; the protein is encoded by the coding sequence ATGATTAACATGGAGTTTTATACGGTTTTCTGGCGGGAAATGATTGTCCTTAAGCGTACCTTCTATAAATTTTTTGCTTCGCGGTTGGTGAGTCCCTTCCTGTACCTGGTGGCTTTCGGCTGGGGCCTGGGCCGGGGCATTCGCATAGACGGGGGTAATTACCTGGAATTTGTCGTACCCGGCATTATCGCCCTTTCGGCTATGAACACCAGCTTTAACGCCGTAGGCATTTCCCTGAACATCAGCCGCTTATACTATAAAACCTTAGAAGAATACCTGATTGCTCCCTTAAGCGCCGGCTCCTTTGTTTTCGGTCAAGTCCTGGCGGGTACGGTGCGCGGCCTGATTGCTTCTTTGATTATCCTGGGCCTGGCTTTTTTATTCGGGGCAAAATTGGCCCTGAACGCCTGGTTTTTCATAATTATAATTTTGACCTGTTTTCTTTTTGCCGCCTTAGGCGTGGTGGCGGCCATGACCATCAACTCCCATGAGGACATGTCCAACTTTTCTACCTTTGTTATCTTGCCCATGTCTTTTTTGAGCGGCACCTTTTTCCTGCCGGACCGCCTGCCCCAGGGCGTGGCTTATCTCATTGAAGCCCTGCCCCTGACCCATACCAGTTATGCTTTGCGGGCCCTGGCCCAGGGCCAGGGCCTCCTGCCCGTCTCCCTGGCAGTGCTGGCTGGTTATGCAGCCCTATTGTTCATTGCTGCAGTGGTAGCCGTGCAGAAGGTACGATAA
- a CDS encoding ATP-binding protein, with product MQPETIIYPFAALVGQEEMKKGLLLNAVNPKLSGILIRGEKGTAKSTAVRALAALLPEIEVVADCPFSCDPADITTMCSSCRQRLEAGEELPRTRRRMRVVDLPVSATEDRVVGTLDIERAIKKGEKHFEPGVLAQANRGILYVDEVNLLDDHVVDVLLDSAAMGVNTVEREGVSFTHPANFILVGTMNPEEGELRPQLLDRFGLCVNITGILDPGERVEIIKRRVAFEEDPEGFIARWEEEQEKLRRQILTAIEILPQVEMPEEILYLIAKIAIEMGVDGHRADLVMMKAARTMAALDGRTEVIPDDVYAIVNLALLHRMRRQPFQEMHVDQAKLQEVLAQ from the coding sequence GTGCAACCCGAAACTATTATTTACCCCTTTGCTGCCCTGGTAGGGCAGGAAGAAATGAAAAAAGGCTTGCTTTTAAACGCCGTCAACCCTAAACTTTCCGGGATTCTCATTCGCGGGGAAAAAGGAACGGCCAAGTCAACCGCCGTGCGGGCCCTGGCGGCTTTGCTACCGGAGATAGAGGTGGTGGCTGATTGTCCATTTAGCTGTGATCCTGCGGATATTACCACCATGTGTTCAAGTTGTCGCCAGCGGCTAGAGGCCGGTGAAGAACTACCGCGGACCCGGCGGAGAATGCGGGTAGTAGATTTGCCCGTTTCCGCCACCGAAGATCGGGTAGTTGGTACCCTGGACATTGAACGGGCCATAAAAAAAGGTGAAAAGCATTTTGAACCCGGTGTCCTAGCCCAGGCCAACCGGGGCATTCTTTATGTAGACGAAGTAAACCTTCTCGATGACCATGTGGTGGATGTGCTTCTGGATTCCGCAGCCATGGGTGTAAATACTGTCGAGCGGGAAGGCGTATCTTTCACCCACCCGGCCAATTTCATCCTGGTCGGTACCATGAACCCGGAGGAAGGGGAACTAAGACCTCAGCTTTTAGACCGCTTTGGCCTTTGCGTAAATATCACTGGCATCCTGGATCCCGGGGAAAGGGTAGAAATCATTAAACGCCGGGTTGCCTTTGAAGAAGATCCGGAAGGGTTTATTGCCCGGTGGGAAGAGGAGCAGGAAAAGCTACGCCGGCAAATTTTGACGGCTATAGAGATTTTACCGCAAGTAGAAATGCCGGAGGAAATCCTTTATCTCATTGCGAAGATCGCCATTGAAATGGGTGTAGACGGCCACCGGGCCGACCTGGTGATGATGAAGGCGGCCAGAACTATGGCTGCCCTGGACGGGCGTACCGAGGTAATACCCGACGATGTCTACGCCATAGTAAACCTCGCCCTGCTCCACCGCATGCGCCGCCAGCCGTTCCAGGAGATGCATGTCGACCAGGCAAAACTGCAGGAGGTACTTGCGCAGTGA
- a CDS encoding radical SAM/SPASM domain-containing protein, whose translation MTAHKENSLKLLVLRITDACNLYCRYCYARGGESKGDMPWEVARRAVDYVAARSGHFKIQFSGGEPLLNLPLIKKVVAYMQERNLAATFQLQTNGTLLTPAMVREIKKLGLALGVSLDGMPEVNDALRPFPDGKGSTLATIQGLQNLAAERVKAGLTVVLTAASTEQLPRLVELAAYLGSVHGLSLDLFRPLGRGAEGECTGPDPDLLRRQVRAALERAREIARQGGPLIRFREVERLKYLLTHSGERRYYCYATTGQSLAVLPDGSVYPCASLGGVPDFYLGSILDPDFSHQEAMVRRAWWRRNVEKMQGCRDCPERLLCGGGCLARAYAYSGRVDIAFPGDCELRKIFMLWVKEEGSLPPLSPL comes from the coding sequence ATGACGGCACATAAAGAAAATTCTCTTAAATTGCTTGTTTTACGCATAACTGATGCCTGTAACCTTTATTGCCGTTACTGTTATGCCCGCGGTGGCGAAAGCAAGGGAGATATGCCCTGGGAGGTGGCCCGGCGGGCAGTGGACTATGTAGCCGCCCGCAGCGGCCATTTTAAAATCCAGTTCTCCGGCGGTGAACCGCTATTAAACCTACCCCTGATCAAAAAAGTAGTCGCCTATATGCAGGAACGTAACCTGGCTGCGACCTTCCAGTTGCAAACCAATGGTACTTTGCTTACTCCAGCTATGGTTCGGGAGATAAAAAAACTGGGCCTGGCCCTGGGTGTAAGTCTTGACGGTATGCCTGAAGTTAACGATGCCTTGCGTCCTTTTCCTGACGGCAAGGGATCGACCCTGGCGACTATCCAGGGATTACAAAACCTGGCGGCAGAGCGGGTCAAAGCAGGCCTGACGGTAGTTTTAACGGCCGCGAGTACAGAACAGCTTCCCAGGCTGGTTGAGCTGGCTGCTTATTTAGGTAGCGTTCACGGCCTGTCCCTGGACTTGTTTCGTCCCCTGGGCAGGGGTGCGGAAGGTGAGTGCACAGGTCCGGATCCGGACTTGCTCCGCCGTCAGGTCAGGGCGGCCCTGGAACGGGCGCGGGAAATAGCCCGCCAGGGTGGGCCGCTGATTAGATTCCGGGAGGTGGAGAGGCTGAAATACCTGTTGACCCATAGCGGGGAACGGCGGTATTACTGTTACGCCACCACCGGCCAGTCCCTGGCGGTGCTACCCGACGGCTCTGTTTACCCCTGTGCCTCCCTGGGGGGGGTGCCGGATTTTTATCTGGGTTCCATCCTGGACCCTGATTTTTCTCACCAGGAGGCCATGGTGAGGAGAGCGTGGTGGAGGCGCAATGTTGAGAAGATGCAGGGCTGCCGGGACTGCCCGGAGAGGCTCCTCTGCGGCGGGGGATGTCTAGCCCGTGCCTATGCTTATAGCGGCCGGGTGGATATAGCCTTTCCGGGGGACTGCGAGTTGAGAAAAATATTCATGTTATGGGTGAAGGAGGAGGGGTCCTTACCTCCTTTGTCTCCTCTTTAA
- a CDS encoding ABC transporter ATP-binding protein, with protein MIELQGLTKHYGNIVAVAGLNLQIKSGEIFALLGPNGAGKTTTVRMLTMLTRPSSGRALINGYDVTRDLGKVKQAIGVVPQQMNLDQELTAWENLELHGRLHKMSTKERQERINELLAYVELEERADDLVSKFSGGMKRRLMIARALMHRPRVLFLDEPTVGLDPQTRRKIWDLIRRMNTEGMTVLLTTHYIEEAEMLCHRVGIMDRGQLIALGTPGELKQKVGEVAVESFAGTETGYKLFSCREEALDYARKVTGNVLIRATNLEDVFIELTGRKVND; from the coding sequence GTGATTGAACTCCAGGGGCTTACCAAGCATTATGGTAATATTGTGGCCGTAGCCGGACTGAACCTCCAGATCAAAAGCGGAGAAATCTTTGCTTTACTTGGCCCAAATGGTGCCGGCAAAACTACCACTGTGAGGATGCTGACTATGCTAACCAGGCCCAGCAGCGGCAGGGCACTGATCAACGGCTACGATGTAACGCGGGATTTAGGTAAGGTGAAACAAGCAATTGGCGTAGTGCCCCAGCAGATGAACCTGGACCAGGAACTTACTGCCTGGGAAAATCTGGAACTGCATGGCCGCCTGCATAAGATGTCCACTAAAGAGCGGCAAGAAAGGATTAATGAACTCTTAGCTTATGTGGAACTGGAGGAGCGGGCCGATGACCTGGTGAGTAAATTTTCCGGCGGGATGAAGCGACGGCTGATGATCGCCCGGGCGCTGATGCACCGGCCGCGCGTCCTTTTCCTGGACGAGCCTACGGTGGGTCTGGACCCCCAGACCCGCCGGAAAATCTGGGATTTAATCCGGCGGATGAATACTGAGGGGATGACCGTACTCTTGACCACCCATTACATTGAAGAAGCCGAGATGCTCTGCCACCGGGTAGGCATTATGGACCGGGGGCAACTCATTGCCCTGGGTACGCCCGGCGAGCTGAAACAAAAAGTAGGGGAAGTGGCTGTAGAGTCCTTTGCGGGTACGGAAACAGGGTATAAACTCTTCTCCTGCCGGGAGGAGGCCCTGGATTATGCCCGCAAAGTAACAGGCAATGTTTTAATTCGCGCTACTAACCTGGAAGACGTTTTTATTGAGTTAACAGGGCGGAAGGTGAATGATTAA
- a CDS encoding putative cobaltochelatase produces the protein MQKGLILNAINPRLGGILIRGEKGTAKSTAVRALAALLPEIEVVAGCPYNCDPEDYNRLCLNCRERLARGEKLPRVRRRVPVIDLPISATEDRLVGSLDFEYAIKHGRPRFEPGILARANRGIIYVDEVNLLDDHLVDVLLDAAAMGVNIVEREGISYIHPAEFILVGTMNPEEGELRPQLLDRFGLCVQIEGVHDPGQRVEIIKRRGAFEADPLRFLTQWAGEEERLREKILTARQILPRVTIREELLALIARLCVESCTAGHRADIIMTATARTIAALAGREEVTEADVQEAAELVLPHRVREAPAPPPEQSQPPETREEPPQQEENPEATPEQAEAPPEQPRENDGQESGEEPHGEEHNGEPEEGENTPAPPQGQDVVFAVGQPFAVRRITHGRDRILRKGSGRRSRTRTATRAGRYVRATAWLQNNDLAFDATLRAAAPHQVYREKNGMAIAIEKGDFRSKVREKRIGNFLLFVVDASGSMGVQQRMVETKGAILSLLLDAYQKRDKIGLVAFKGKTAEVLLPPTNSVEMGYKLLQELPTGGRTPLSAGLLKAYDIIKTHFYKDPNLDPLLILISDGRANVSMGEDKPLLEARRVAEIIRNDARIKTLVVDVEKDGLLTFGLARELAAALGAEYYRIDELKAGTLVQVVREMQGSGAVAKLKEIC, from the coding sequence ATGCAGAAAGGGTTAATCTTGAATGCCATTAACCCTCGCCTGGGCGGGATCCTCATCCGGGGAGAAAAGGGCACGGCCAAATCTACGGCCGTACGCGCTCTAGCGGCCCTGTTACCGGAAATAGAGGTTGTCGCCGGTTGTCCTTATAATTGTGATCCTGAAGATTATAACCGCCTATGTCTTAACTGCAGGGAAAGACTGGCCCGGGGAGAAAAGCTACCCCGGGTCAGGCGCAGGGTCCCGGTCATTGATCTGCCCATATCAGCCACCGAAGACCGCCTGGTAGGGAGCCTGGACTTCGAATATGCCATCAAACACGGACGTCCCCGTTTTGAACCTGGGATACTGGCCCGCGCCAACCGGGGCATCATCTATGTCGACGAAGTAAACCTGCTGGACGATCACCTGGTGGATGTCCTTCTAGATGCAGCCGCCATGGGGGTAAACATCGTCGAAAGGGAAGGAATTTCCTATATCCACCCGGCAGAATTCATCCTCGTCGGTACTATGAACCCGGAAGAAGGGGAGTTAAGGCCCCAGCTTTTAGACCGTTTTGGCCTCTGCGTGCAGATTGAAGGTGTACACGACCCCGGGCAGCGGGTAGAAATAATTAAACGCCGGGGAGCCTTTGAAGCCGACCCCTTAAGATTTCTCACCCAGTGGGCAGGAGAAGAAGAGCGTTTACGCGAAAAAATCCTTACCGCCCGGCAAATCTTACCCCGGGTAACTATCAGGGAAGAATTGTTGGCATTAATAGCCCGGTTATGCGTAGAATCCTGCACCGCCGGCCACCGGGCTGACATCATAATGACGGCAACAGCGCGCACCATCGCCGCCCTCGCAGGGCGGGAAGAAGTGACCGAGGCTGACGTACAGGAGGCAGCGGAACTGGTCCTGCCCCACCGGGTGCGGGAAGCCCCGGCGCCGCCTCCAGAACAATCCCAGCCGCCTGAAACCCGGGAGGAACCGCCACAGCAAGAAGAAAATCCCGAAGCAACGCCGGAGCAGGCGGAAGCCCCACCTGAACAGCCCCGGGAAAACGACGGCCAGGAATCAGGGGAAGAACCTCATGGTGAGGAACATAACGGGGAGCCTGAAGAAGGAGAGAATACTCCTGCGCCCCCTCAAGGCCAGGACGTGGTTTTCGCTGTGGGCCAGCCTTTTGCCGTCCGGCGTATTACCCACGGGCGGGACCGCATTTTGCGCAAAGGTTCCGGCCGTCGCTCGCGCACCAGGACGGCTACCAGGGCAGGCAGATATGTCCGGGCGACTGCCTGGCTACAAAATAACGACCTGGCCTTTGACGCTACCTTAAGGGCGGCGGCCCCTCATCAGGTTTACCGGGAAAAGAATGGTATGGCCATAGCCATCGAAAAAGGAGATTTTCGTTCCAAAGTACGGGAAAAACGCATCGGTAATTTCCTGCTTTTTGTGGTGGATGCCAGCGGTTCCATGGGGGTCCAGCAGCGGATGGTAGAGACTAAAGGGGCGATTCTTTCCCTCTTGCTGGATGCCTATCAGAAACGGGATAAAATCGGCCTGGTAGCCTTCAAAGGAAAGACAGCCGAAGTACTGCTGCCGCCTACCAACAGCGTGGAAATGGGATACAAACTGCTCCAGGAACTACCTACCGGCGGGCGGACCCCTCTGTCGGCAGGCTTACTTAAGGCATATGACATCATCAAAACTCATTTTTATAAAGATCCTAACCTTGATCCTCTTTTAATCCTTATTTCCGATGGCCGCGCCAATGTGAGCATGGGGGAGGATAAGCCCCTCCTGGAGGCACGACGGGTGGCGGAGATAATCCGTAACGATGCCAGAATCAAAACTCTGGTGGTAGATGTAGAAAAGGACGGCCTGCTTACCTTTGGCCTGGCCCGGGAACTGGCCGCTGCTTTAGGAGCAGAATATTACCGGATAGACGAGCTAAAAGCCGGCACCCTGGTCCAGGTAGTGCGGGAGATGCAAGGTTCCGGTGCTGTGGCAAAATTAAAAGAAATCTGCTAG
- a CDS encoding aminotransferase class V-fold PLP-dependent enzyme, which yields MIYLNNAATSWPKPEAVYQTADAWLRQLSGSVNRGANKAALDAGLAVMETRELLAAFFGIREPEQIIFTPNATTALNLALQGLLAPGDHVVISSMEHNAVTRPLYALQNRGVDFTIVNCAADGTINPLAVEEAITPRTRLICLTHASNVTGTIMPVDEVGEIARRHHLQYLVDTAQTAGEIPVDVETAGITLLAFTGHKGLMGPPGTGGLYIRYPDTIRPLIYGGTGSGSESLAQPEILPDKFESGTINAPAIAALGAGVSFIQETGLAEIRRHTMELTALLLEGLRQVPEVTVYGPGEPARQVPVVSVNIRGMSAGEAGAWLADHYEIVTRSGLHCAPLAHQTIGTLATGTLRLSPGYFNTAAEIEATLAAVQELVGVLRDA from the coding sequence ATGATTTACCTGAACAATGCCGCCACTTCCTGGCCCAAGCCGGAGGCCGTCTACCAGACGGCTGACGCCTGGTTACGGCAGTTGAGCGGCAGCGTCAACCGTGGGGCCAATAAAGCGGCACTGGACGCCGGCCTGGCAGTAATGGAAACCCGGGAACTGCTGGCGGCATTTTTCGGCATCCGGGAGCCGGAACAGATAATTTTCACGCCCAATGCCACGACGGCCTTGAACCTGGCCCTCCAGGGGCTGCTGGCACCCGGCGATCATGTCGTTATCAGCAGCATGGAGCATAATGCTGTGACCAGGCCCTTATATGCCCTGCAAAACAGGGGCGTGGATTTTACCATCGTCAACTGTGCCGCCGACGGGACCATCAATCCCCTGGCAGTAGAAGAAGCCATTACACCCCGCACCAGGCTGATCTGCCTCACCCATGCCTCCAATGTTACCGGGACCATCATGCCCGTTGATGAAGTTGGCGAGATCGCCCGCCGCCACCACCTCCAGTATTTAGTAGACACGGCCCAGACGGCCGGGGAAATTCCCGTAGATGTAGAAACGGCCGGGATTACCCTGCTGGCCTTCACCGGCCATAAGGGCTTAATGGGCCCTCCCGGGACCGGCGGCCTCTATATCCGCTACCCGGATACCATCAGGCCCCTCATTTACGGCGGTACGGGTAGCGGGTCGGAGTCGTTAGCCCAGCCGGAAATACTGCCGGACAAATTTGAGAGCGGCACCATCAATGCCCCGGCCATCGCCGCCCTGGGAGCGGGGGTAAGCTTTATCCAGGAAACCGGACTGGCGGAGATCCGCCGGCATACCATGGAGTTGACGGCCCTGCTTTTAGAGGGCCTGCGGCAGGTACCGGAAGTGACTGTCTACGGCCCTGGGGAGCCGGCAAGGCAGGTGCCGGTGGTATCAGTCAATATCCGGGGCATGTCGGCAGGAGAGGCCGGCGCCTGGCTGGCGGATCATTATGAAATTGTAACCCGTTCGGGGTTACACTGCGCCCCCCTGGCTCACCAGACCATCGGTACCCTGGCCACAGGTACCCTGCGCCTGAGCCCGGGGTACTTTAACACCGCTGCTGAAATCGAGGCCACCCTGGCCGCAGTGCAGGAACTGGTAGGGGTGTTGCGGGATGCCTGA
- a CDS encoding Uma2 family endonuclease has protein sequence MAVNEVKFTYEDYCQLPEDKRYELIGGKLYMVPAPSVIHQMVSGNLEFILRQHVEEQKIGIILHSPIDVYLTPEDVVQPDIIFISNERRAIITEANIKGGPDLVIEILSPSTAERDQVIKKKLYAAHHVREIWFVHPVAQTIEVCTFTPGGEKKELYTRRGKQPFTSTVLPELDLDLDRVF, from the coding sequence ATGGCCGTTAACGAGGTTAAATTTACTTACGAGGACTATTGCCAGCTACCGGAGGATAAAAGGTACGAGCTCATCGGGGGGAAGCTGTATATGGTACCGGCACCGAGTGTCATCCACCAGATGGTTTCCGGGAACCTGGAGTTTATTTTACGCCAACATGTGGAAGAACAAAAGATAGGAATAATTCTCCACTCCCCTATTGATGTTTATTTAACACCGGAAGACGTCGTCCAACCGGACATAATCTTTATAAGCAACGAAAGACGGGCCATCATCACTGAAGCCAATATCAAAGGCGGGCCGGACCTGGTAATTGAAATTCTCTCCCCTTCTACCGCTGAGCGGGATCAGGTAATCAAGAAAAAGTTATATGCCGCCCACCATGTGCGGGAGATATGGTTTGTCCACCCGGTAGCCCAGACTATCGAAGTTTGCACTTTTACCCCCGGGGGAGAGAAAAAAGAGCTCTACACCCGGCGGGGCAAGCAACCTTTTACTTCCACAGTTTTACCCGAATTGGATTTAGATTTAGATCGGGTTTTTTAA